One stretch of Zerene cesonia ecotype Mississippi chromosome 20, Zerene_cesonia_1.1, whole genome shotgun sequence DNA includes these proteins:
- the LOC119835063 gene encoding procathepsin L-like has protein sequence MYLILLKLILLQTALHASGSTVNNDEDLPKLKWSSTYSLEGERWSLTGGWIEDFKFWRTTKKSRADFNNGAVKLFNFRGKRRSAYKFGVEFTINPITTKEAEIKLNCTKREGDILHRISLHKLLPDVHDFEYVGKEDTQVPNVHKFVHESDEENDYTKRILIAHLIENKTWIPIKLEEIEFNDWLGRLTKHLVWHYYNFKTVVDEKVFSVDEYPCESHKQPSKLNEVTITKDLSFSHTNDEEHVARIFKSFTQKHRRVYKDENEHEMRKAIFHKNMRRIIANNNNNNSGFKLGVTKFADRTPEEMKRMKGLLKRKQGEVGTVPFAYTPSQIKELSKSLPETFDHRLYGRITPVNEQEDCGSCWTFGTTAAVEGALARANGGRLIRLSNQALIDCAWEFGAQGCDGGTDVVAYKWMMKYGLPTEEEYGSYENKDGFCRISNMTNLYTIQGFVDVTPFSVEALKVALVYHGPLSVSMDATDLLSLYTQGIFYDPYCTNTDLNHEVTLVGYGVNDGEEYWIVKNSWGPYWGMDGYFHISQDNNCGITTEPTYVVF, from the exons atgtacttaatattattaaaactaatattgttACAGACTGCTTTACACGCATCAGGTTCCACGG TGAACAACGATGAGGACTTGCCAAAATTGAAATGGAGTTCTACCTACAGCCTTGAAGGAGAAAGATGGTCCCTGACTGGGGGCTGGAttgaagattttaaattttg gCGTACAACCAAAAAATCTCGAGCTGACTTCAATAATGGAGCCgtgaaattattcaattttagaGGAAAACGAAGGTCTGCTTATAAATTTGGCGTTGAATTTACT ATAAATCCTATCACAACGAAAGAAGCAGAAATTAAGTTGAATTGTACAAAAAGAGAAGGTGACATTTTGCACAGAATTTCTCTTCATAAACTTCTTCCTGATGTGCATGATTTTGAATACGTGG GTAAAGAAGATACACAAGTACCGAATGTGCATAAATTCGTACATGAGAGCGACGAAGAAAATGATTATACTAAAAGGATTTTGATCGcgcatttaattgaaaataaaacgtgGATACCTATCAA gttggaagaaattgaatttaatgattGGTTAGGACGCCTAACTAAACATTTAGTGTGGCATTACTATAACTTCAAAACTGTGGTCGATGAGAAGGTTTTCAGTGTGGACGAAT ACCCCTGTGAAAGCCACAAACAACcgtcaaaattaaatgaagttacaataacaaaagatTTATCATTTAGTCACACAAACGACGAAGAACATGTCGCGCGTATATTCAAGAG CTTCACGCAGAAACATAGAAGGGTTTACAAGGATGAAAATGAACACGAaatgaggaaggctatatttcacaaaaacaTGAG gCGTATCATAGCtaacaacaataacaataatagtGGATTTAAACTTGGTGTCACTAAATTTGCTGACCGTACCCCGGAAGAAATGAAAAGGATGAAAGGACTGTTAAAACGGAAACAAGGTGAAGTCGGGACGGTACCGTTCGCATATACACCTTCACAAATAAAAGAGTTATCCAAAAGTTTACCGGAAACTTTTGATCATAGATTATATGGGAGGATAACACCAGTTAACG AACAAGAAGATTGCGGATCGTGTTGGACCTTCGGGACAACTGCAGCTGTGGAAGGTGCACTAGCACGTGCTAATGGCGGGAGGCTTATCAGACTCAGCAACCAAGCTCTTATTGACTGCGCTTGGGA ATTCGGTGCGCAGGGGTGCGACGGCGGGACGGACGTCGTTGCTTATAAATGGATGATGAAGTATGGTCTACCGACTGAAGAGGAATACGGTTCTTATGAGAACAAG GATGGTTTCTGTCGTATTAGCAATATGACAAATTTATATACCATACAAGGATTTGTTGACGTCACCCCGTTTAGCGTGGAAGCTCTTAAA GTGGCGTTGGTGTATCACGGCCCTCTTTCAGTATCAATGGACGCTACAGATCTGCTGAGCCTTTACACCCAGGGTATATTTTACGATCCTTATTG TACCAACACAGACCTGAACCACGAGGTAACTCTAGTTGGTTACGGCGTGAATGATGGAGAGGAATATTGGATCGTCAAGAACTCATGGGGTCCGTACTGGGGTATGGACGGTTACTTCCATATCTCACAGGACAATAACTGCGGGATCACTACTGAACCCActtatgttgtattttaa